In a genomic window of Pangasianodon hypophthalmus isolate fPanHyp1 chromosome 19, fPanHyp1.pri, whole genome shotgun sequence:
- the tdrd6 gene encoding tudor domain-containing 6 isoform X1, which yields MCSIPGLPSPGSTVTVFITRVNVNPLCVLVEFWGNFVQDQKLAYQQMKKEIQYPKEVFHEGEGKPGDLCLVRVYETWYRGRIVSRNDTYYSVFLIDEGRTLRAHTSLLAWGQTDFFNLPPEVEFCILSNVLPLSTENRWSKLALGFMKSFCGRSVTACVLDFAIPQRAFLLDIPCLSRQMHEMGFAKKLSSEEFKDFVSRSLQSDAGSVDLLRTASMGFEPLVQIKKQQCYMYPELQAETTETVLVTEVNNPLRVFCQLKVFSQELKKLTEQITKHYERTIGSHFARPENLGAPCASRGTDGKWYRSVLQQVMSTNNVVEVLHVDYGKKQFVQVDHVRPLAPEFFRMPVVTYVCSLHGVIDRGVGWTVSQIDYLKSLLLNRTVIARFEYQSLSEGVHYVTLYGDENTNINKLFGSREKCLMDSRCLKDYTVHKMGTRQRCQISVKGETQGTEDLKGIFTESLSPNTEHVAVVQHVDSPSKFWIQTQKYAAEFDLLMNGLTELYSDQTRTSGVIRKPVAGLLCVAKAQDDVFYRATICEVIESKAEVFFLDYGNKELVDCSNLCELPLRYQNLPALAIKCALYGIQPGSEEWDLNATLFFAKAVVDKVLDVRILAKSEDTHLVQVIDSMSDGEKDFSKLLCNAGFADFEAMDKPMVAPYTKVVQTSDVFKTGAVSQSSSSPAVTAAFKEYLFPIGSSFDVTVSYIESPNDFWCQKTTDAKCLKLLMQDLQRYYANSEFQPPLEAACVARHPENRMWSRALVIQKHQASNVTVLFVDYGETKRVPIHDLRRIDPEFLKLKGQAFRCCLYNLSYPVSHSPLVWSPDATLQFREFVDKAASMSVMLKCTVYAVMCDTQKVIFNVVDLESPFQSLCRLLVQRGLADSASKMVALPPLRLDTYYYSSHSIKTGSEEDVCITYVKNVNQFFCHLQRNSVQIEELADKVNRLCGQLQRINCPKTFGNVCFAKYTDGLWYRGQFKSVKPPVVVHFVDYGDTQQVEKSDLLPVPVEAAEIMAIPVQAVECGLSDVPEKVPGEVNNWFESFVMDRKLKALIVAKEPTGKLIVELYDGKTPVNAIIREKFHIEVERNEQITVKEFDVMDQYRSYSVPERQKVPQWTPEKHWRSQKNADSEESSGRFLDGDMKRDITAIKLKQHVFHRDSHSESENEKPSVLKQAELPVKVVEPGLEAEVFISHCNSPLSFFVQLVTDESDIWSLVEKLNDGQSEHVPVNSGDLCEGDLVSAEYPDDNCWYRAVVRKAPVGDTADVEFIDFGNTAEVSVSKICILDKMFSQPRYSIHCSLIGVENVDCDVASNLKTEMEKNADGFLCKFIQQAGSVWEVKLEVNGKLLGSALSKDASNITVTAAPKSPDTNFNLCTYKNPDIPTGQVIAVYASVIIGPQLFWCQYAETEKLQEISDIIQKIGSNLESGALNVETLQIGSGCIALFDEDQLWYRAKVTSVEKDTLSVLFVDYGNESKVKMSDVRPLPFEVSDLPPQAFACQLDGFNVLEGSWDDKAADQFFELINDHLLKVTILKLASSCDMVTPHFVKLECEEIIINDAVKKCWTQNSKRTSFELANAPSATLLDSTTVTETSSLCVSEPVVRPKDPLCAMEYLHNGTCISPLRMQVECDSTLAEHEEQAGSTELLDKRNVAVGTIFSQDDDHDLTSAGIEKTENYGKSVGVKDTNVNVDISDIHSNQPVDVLGECQLDSTDFMSKGAFTGSLEYTDENEVVETAETASPEVPSCDEVCEKVYRSVSEHEEHETESDHEIIKSDLGNVRRAAESNVVGSECVIWSHVHKGWCRAQTLKISDDSTLVLLLDHDFVMKVDPVNIFEIVPEESLQVEKEMEHEAVTCFASQDPSVIDRDEEIDEERSAGMDVVVSDEQAQDKEHDSCLGDLVAESEKTLQVDLIQCLDLNAPQEMSQMFVADVSLEQSEPAMEMDLKLELAQNACGASTVQEQTEETSPPAEEQRVEDVIKTCEQVDELMDFIPVIPLEKDQEAQSEAETHVETFSVMSQEKAKETEHETVECFSSQEPTGFNEEMDEQPSGGVDLVIIEEQAQDKEHDSYSGDLVAESEKPVQDDATQGPDLGLDTPQEMQSKKFVADVSVEQSEPDMEMNPSLEVAQDLCCAVKVQVQPAEDTEETSPPVEEQGVEDVTKMCEQVDELMEFIPVIPLEKDQEAESEAETHVETFSVMSQEKALDVELDADPDLAAVIEVIDDVIAFVSENEQGSDTTSDMIKVSMVQTECLAADTVSSDVQQPSDAEELRALMVTHLSLRIEDTSDDDIIFVKEWQVSATETIEPSSKE from the exons ATGTGTTCAATTCCTGGGCTCCCGTCACCTGGCTCAACTGTAACTGTGTTCATTACCAGAGTAAACGTGAACCCTCTCTGTGTTCTAGTAGAGTTTTGGGGTAATTTTGTCCAGGATCAGAAACTTGCATATCAACAAATGAAAAAGGAGATTCAGTACCCCAAAGAAGTATTTCATGAAGGAGAAGGCAAGCCTGGTGACCTGTGTCTTGTACGGGTCTATGAAACGTGGTACAGAGGCCGTATAGTGTCAAGGAATGATACTTACTACAGCGTGTTCCTTATTGATGAAGGCAGAACACTTCGGGCTCATACCAGCCTTTTGGCGTGGGGCCAAACTGACTTTTTCAACCTGCCTCCTGAAGTTGAATTTTGCATTCTTTCCAATGTCCTGCCATTGTCTACTGAAAATAGATGGTCAAAATTGGCCTTGGGGTTCATGAAATCATTCTGTGGGAGATCAGTTACTGCCTGTGTTCTGGATTTTGCCATACCCCAGCGTGCATTTCTGCTTGATATTCCATGTCTGTCTAGGCAAATGCATGAGATGGGATTTGCAAAGAAATTGTCAAGTGAGGAATTCAAAGACTTTGTTTCAAGATCTTTACAGTCTGATGCTGGTTCTGTAGACCTGTTGAGGACTGCATCCATGGGATTTGAACCACTTGTACAAATCAAGAAACAGCAGTGTTACATGTATCCAGAGCTACAAGCTGAAACCACTGAGACTGTACTAGTCACAGAGGTAAACAATCCCCTGCGTGTCTTCTGTCAGCTAAAGGTTTTCTCCCAGGAACTCAAGAAACTGACAGAGCAGATAACTAAGCATTATGAAAGAACAATTGGATCTCATTTTGCAAGACCTGAGAATTTGGGGGCTCCTTGTGCATCAAGAGGAACTGATGGAAAGTGGTATCGCTCTGTTTTGCAGCAGGTCATGTCCACCAACAATGTAGTTGAGGTGCTACATGTGGATTATGGGAAGAAACAATTTGTTCAAGTAGATCATGTTAGACCACTGGCCCCAGAATTCTTTCGAATGCCTGTTGTGACTTATGTTTGCTCTCTTCATGGAGTTATTGATCGAGGTGTTGGTTGGACAGTTTCACAGATTGATTATCTGAAATCTTTACTGCTCAACAGAACGGTTATTGCCAGATTTGAGTATCAGAGCCTCTCAGAGGGCGTCCACTATGTCACACTCTATGGAGATGAAAACactaatataaacaaattatttggctCAAGAGAGAAGTGCTTAATGGATTCAAGGTGCCTTAAAGATTATACCGTGCATAAGATGGGAACACGTCAGAGGTGCCAGATTTCAGTTAAAGGTGAGACACAAGGAACTGAGGATTTGAAAGGGATTTTTACAGAAAGTCTGTCACCTAATACTGAGCATGTGGCTGTTGTGCAGCATGTTGATAGCCCCTCAAAGTTTTGGATCCAGACACAGAAATATGCTGCTGAGTTTGATCTGCTAATGAATGGCCTGACAGAGCTGTATAGTGATCAGACCAGAACCAGTGGAGTGATTAGAAAGCCTGTAGCTGGTCTTCTTTGTGTGGCCAAAGCTCAAGATGATGTATTCTATAGGGCTACTATTTGTGAAGTCATTGAGTCCAAGGCAGAGGTTTTCTTCCTGGACTATGGAAACAAAGAATTGGTTGATTGTAGCAACCTTTGTGAGTTGCCCCTCAGGTATCAAAACCTACCAGCCTTGGCAATTAAGTGTGCTCTTTATGGCATTCAACCCGGAAGTGAAGAATGGGATCTAAATGCCACATTATTCTTTGCTAAAGCTGTTGTGGACAAAGTCCTTGATGTACGTATACTTGCAAAGTCCGAAGACACACATCTTGTCCAGGTCATTGATTCAATGTCAGATGGAGAAAAAGATTTTTCAAAGCTGCTCTGTAATGCAGGTTTTGCAGACTTTGAAGCTATGGATAAACCTATGGTCGCACCATACACTAAAGTGGTACAGACTTCTGACGTGTTCAAGACAGGTGCTGTTTCACAGTCATCCAGTTCACCTGCGGTAACAGCTGCTTTCAAGGAGTACTTGTTTCCAATTGGAAGCTCATTTGATGTTACAGTATCCTACATCGAGAGTCCAAATGACTTTTGGTGTCAGAAAACTACTGATGCAAAATGCCTGAAACTGCTAATGCAGGATCTCCAGAGGTACTATGCAAACTCTGAATTTCAGCCTCCTTTGGAAGCTGCCTGTGTTGCCCGTCATCCTGAAAATAGAATGTGGTCTCGAGCTTTGGTGATCCAAAAGCACCAGGCTTCTAACGTAACTGTACTGTTTGTTGATTATGGGGAAACAAAGAGAGTTCCCATTCATGACCTTCGCCGCATTGATCCAGAATTCCTTAAGCTGAAAGGACAAGCTTTCCGATGCTGCTTGTATAACTTGAGCTATCCGGTCTCTCATTCCCCTTTAGTCTGGAGTCCTGATGCTACGTTGCAGTTTCGAGAGTTTGTGGACAAGGCAGCCTCCATGAGTGTCATGTTgaagtgtactgtatatgctgtGATGTGTGACACTCAGAAAGTGATTTTCAATGTAGTGGATTTGGAGAGTCCGTTCCAAAGCCTCTGCAGACTTCTTGTCCAGAGAGGTCTGGCCGACAGTGCATCTAAAATGGTAGCTCTGCCACCTTTAAGGCTGGATACATACTACTACTCTTCACACAGCATCAAAACTGGGTCTGAAGAAGATGTATGCATCActtatgtgaaaaatgtcaacCAGTTCTTTTGTCATCTGCAAAGAAATTCTGTGCAGATTGAGGAACTTGCAGATAAAGTCAACAGGTTATGTGGTCAGCTACAGAGAATTAACTGTCCAAAAACCTTTGGAAATGTTTGCTTTGCAAAATATACTGACGGGCTGTGGTACAGGGGACAGTTTAAATCTGTAAAGCCTCCAGTTGTAGTCCACTTTGTGGATTATGGCGACACACAGCAAGTTGAGAAATCAGACCTCCTACCAGTTCCAGTTGAAGCTGCTGAGATTATGGCAATACCTGTGCAAGCAGTTGAGTGTGGGCTTTCTGATGTGCCTGAAAAGGTtccaggtgaagtgaataattgGTTTGAAAGTTTTGTGATGGATCGCAAGCTGAAAGCATTGATAGTAGCCAAAGAACCAACTGGTAAATTAATTGTTGAGCTGTATGATGGGAAAACTCCAGTAAATGCAATAATAAGAGAGAAATTTCACATTGAAGTTGAGAGAAATGAGCAAATTACTGTAAAAGAATTTGATGTTATGGATCAATATCGGTCATATAGTGTGCCTGAAAGACAAAAAGTACCGCAATGGACTCCTGAAAAACACTGGAGATCTCAGAAAAATGCTGATTCGGAAGAAAGCTCAGGAAGATTTCTTGATGGGGACATGAAGAGAGACATCACCGCAATAAAGTTGAAGCAACATGTTTTTCACAGAGATTCTCATAGTgaatctgaaaatgaaaaaccaaGTGTCCTTAAACAAGCAGAGCTCCCTGTAAAAGTAGTCGAACCAGGTCTGGAAGCTGAAGTTTTCATCTCGCATTGCAATAGTCCTTTGAGTTTCTTTGTCCAATTGGTAACAGATGAAAGTGATATTTGGTCTCTGGTGGAAAAGTTGAATGATGGTCAGTCGGAGCATGTACCTGTTAACTCTGGTGACCTCTGTGAAGGTGACTTGGTTAGTGCAGAGTACCCTGATGATAACTGTTGGTACCGCGCAGTTGTAAGAAAAGCGCCGGTCGGTGACACGGCTGATGTAGAATTCATTGACTTCGGAAATACTGCTGAAGTTTCGGTCTCAAAAATATGCATTCTGGACAAAATGTTCTCCCAACCAAGGTATAGCATTCATTGCTCACTGATTGGAGTGGAAAATGTTGACTGTGATGTGGCCTctaatttaaaaactgaaatggaAAAGAATGCGGATGggtttttatgtaaatttatccAGCAGGCAGGTTCTGTATGGGAGGTCAAACTTGAGGTCAATGGTAAGCTGTTGGGATCTGCTCTCTCCAAAGATGCAAGCAACATAACTGTAACAGCTGCACCCAAGAGCCCAGATACTAACTTCAATCTGTGTACTTATAAAAATCCTGATATACCGACTGGACAGGTAATTGCTGTATATGCCTCAGTCATTATTGGGCCACAGCTCTTCTGGTGTCAGTATGCAGAGACAGAAAAGCTGCAGGAGATTTCTGATATAATCCAAAAGATTGGTAGTAATTTGGAAAGCGGGGCTTTGAATGTAGAAACCCTACAAATTGGAAGTGGATGCATTGCCCTTTTCGATGAGGACCAACTGTGGTATCGTGCAAAGGTGACCTCAGTTGAAAAGGACACACTCTCTGTTCTATTTGTTGACTATGGAAATGAATCAAAAGTTAAAATGAGTGATGTTAGACCACTGCCATTTGAGGTGTCTGATTTGCCTCCTCAGGCATTTGCCTGTCAGCttgatggttttaatgttttggagGGGTCTTGGGACGACAAGGCAGCTGATCAGTTCTTTGAGCTAATCAATGACCATCTCTTGAAAGTCACAATTTTGAAGTTAGCCAGTTCATGTGATATGGTGACTCCGCATTTTGTTAAATTGGAATGTGAGGAAATTATTATCAATGATGCAGTGAAAAAATGTTGGACTCAAAATAGCAAGAGGACATCATTTGAACTAGCAAATGCACCGTCTGCGACACTCTTGGATTCAACTACTGTGACTGAAACGTCCTCTCTCTGTGTAAGTGAACCTGTAGTAAGACCCAAGGACCCCCTTTGTGCCATGGAGTATCTGCACAATGGCACTTGCATTTCTCCACTCAGAATGCAGGTAGAATGCGATAGCACTCTGGCTGAGCATGAGGAGCAAGCTGGATCCACAGAGTTGCTGGATAAAAGAAATGTTGCTGTGGGCACGATATTTTCTCAAGATGATGATCACGATTTGACTTCAGCAGGCATTGAAAAGACTGAGAATTATGGGAAAAGTGTTGGTGTGAAGGATACGAATGTAAATGTGGATATTTCAGACATTCATTCCAATCAACCTGTGGATGTTCTCGGAGAATGCCAGTTAGACTCCACAGACTTTATGAGTAAAGGAGCATTCACAGGTTCTCTGGAGTATACTGATGAGAACGAAGTGGTGGAAACTGCAGAAACTGCATCTCCAGAAGTTCCGTCTTGTGACGAGGTCTGTGAAAAAGTGTACAGATCGGTTTCAGAACACGAAGAGCATGAGACTGAGTCTGATCATGAGATCATAAAATCAG ACTTGGGAAACGTAAGGAGGGCTGCAGAGAGCAATGTAGTCGGGTCAGAATGTGTGATCTGGTCCCACGTACACAAGGGTTGGTGCCGAGCACAAACTTTAAAGATTTCTGATGATTCTACCTTG GTACTGCTTTTGGACCATGATTTTGTAATGAAAGTGGATCCAGTGAACATTTTTGAAATTGTACCAGAGGAATCATTGCAG GTTGAAAAGGAAATGGAGCATGAAGCTGTAACGTGTTTTGCTTCTCAAGATCCTTCTG TCATAGATCGTGATGAAGAGATTGATGAAGAACGTAGTGCTGGGATGGATGTAGTAGTCAGTGACGAACAG GCTCAAGACAAAGAGCATGACTCCTGTTTAGGTGACTTGGTGGCAGAATCTGAAA AAACTTTACAAGTAGATTTGATTCAGTGTTTAGACCTTAACGCTCCTCAGGAAATG agtCAAATGTTTGTTGCAGATGTTTCACTTGAGCAAAGTG aacCAGCCATGGAGATGGATCTAAAACTAGAACTAGCACAGAATGCATGCGGTGCTTCGACGGTCCAG GAACAAACTGAGGAGACAAGTCCTCCAGCAGAGGAACAGAGAG TAGAAGATGTGATTAAGACGTGTGAGCAGGTAGATGAGCTGATGGATTTCATACCCGTGATACCACTGGAGAAG GACCAGGAGGCACAATCTGAGGCTGAAACTCATGTGGAAACCTTCAGTGTAATGTCACAGGAGAAG GCTAAAGAAACTGAGCATGAAACTGTAGAATGTTTTTCCTCTCAAGAACCTACTG gcTTTAATGAAGAAATGGATGAACAGCCTAGTGGTGGGGTCGATCTCGTCATCATTGAGGAACAG GCTCAAGACAAAGAGCATGACTCCTATTCAGGTGACTTGGTGGCAGAATCTGAAA aaCCTGTCCAAGACGATGCAACTCAAGGTCCAGATTTAGGTCTTGATACTCCTCAGGAAATG CAGAGCAAGAAGTTTGTTGCAGATGTTTCAGTTGAACAAAGTG aacCAGACATGGAAATGAATCCATCATTAGAAGTAGCACAAGATTTATGCTGTGCTGTGAAAGTCCAG GTACAACCTGCAGAAGATACTGAGGAGACGAGTCCTCCAGTAGAAGAACAAGGAG TAGAAGATGTGACTAAGATGTGTGAGCAGGTAGATGAGCTGATGGAGTTCATACCCGTGATACCACTGGAGAAG GACCAGGAGGCAGAATCTGAGGCTGAAACTCATGTGGAAACCTTCAGTGTAATGTCACAGGAGAag GCTCTGGATGTGGAACTTGATGCCGATCCTGACTTGGCTGCCGTAATTGAAGTGATTG ATGATGTTATTGCCTTTGTGAGTGAGAATGAACAGGGGTCGGATACAACATCAGACATG ATTAAAGTCAGTATGGTGCAGACTGAATGTCTTGCTGCTGATACGGTGTCTTCTG ACGTACAGCAACCATCTGATGCAGAGGAACTAAGAGCTTTAATGGTCACACATCTGTCCCTTAGAATTGAGGACACATCTGATGATGACATCATCTTTGTGAAAGAGTGGCAGGTTTCCGCAACCGAGACGATCGAGCCCAGTAGTAAAGAGTAG